The following coding sequences lie in one Anguilla anguilla isolate fAngAng1 chromosome 14, fAngAng1.pri, whole genome shotgun sequence genomic window:
- the dpm2 gene encoding dolichol phosphate-mannose biosynthesis regulatory protein, whose amino-acid sequence MATGADQAVGMGLVGFSLLLFTYYTIWVIVLPFVDSDHVIHDYFLPREYSVILPGVAALILILFVGTFIGVVTWKNRKPKKSD is encoded by the exons ATG GCAACAGGCGCGGATCAAGCGGTGGGGATGGGGCTGGTGGGCTTCAGCCTTCTACTGTTCACATATTACACCATCTGGGTCATAGTTCTG cCCTTTGTGGATAGTGACCATGTGATCCACGACTACTTCCTGCCCAGAGAGTACTCTGTGATTTTACCCGGCGTGGCGGCACTTATCCTCATTCTCTTCGTGG GAACCTTCATAGGAGTGGTGACGTGGAAGAACCGCAAGCCAAAGAAGTCGGATTAG